The following nucleotide sequence is from Methanobrevibacter gottschalkii DSM 11977.
TCAATCCTTTGTACAACCAACTATCTTCTTGTCCATCATATCTATTTATACTTTCATCAATACAGTATAATGCATCATCAAATCTGTCGTTACGGGAAAAAAGTACTCCTATTAATAACCATATATAATATTCATCTGGAGATTGTGATTTAACCATTGAAAATAACTTATCAAAATTACTTAAATCATCAGATTTATTTAAAACATAGCATTTAAAATAATAAGCCCATAAATTAGTTGAATCATCTTGCAACACCTTATCAAAACATTTCATTGCAATTTTATCCTTTCCTTGAATAGATAATATATTTCCTTTTTGAACTAATAATTCATTATAATCATATCTTTCATCAAGTAGTAAATCATCAATTATAACCAATAATTCATCCAATGTTCCTAATTTATCATGAATCTCTATCAAATAGATAAAACAAGAATGACCTTGTAATTTTTCTTTAATAATTTATAAAAAATATCTGATGCATTATCATAATCTCCATTTTTTAAAAATCTCCTAGCATCACGAAATTTCCATTTATTATAAAAATTAAATATATTATTAAAAATTCTTATTTTACTACTCAAAATAAAACCTCCTGACAATAACTTATTTTTGGAAGCTCACCATCTAAAATTCTAATATTCAACATATATCCTATTTATTTTCCAATTGAAATACATTTAATCATTTTATGGATTACTTTT
It contains:
- a CDS encoding tetratricopeptide repeat protein; the encoded protein is MIEIHDKLGTLDELLVIIDDLLLDERYDYNELLVQKGNILSIQGKDKIAMKCFDKVLQDDSTNLWAYYFKCYVLNKSDDLSNFDKLFSMVKSQSPDEYYIWLLIGVLFSRNDRFDDALYCIDESINRYDGQEDSWLYKGLIFYEMGKYDEALSAIDIALKINPKDSYLYLTKSVILNAMEKYDGAIFYSNKCLELDKNNVLCLYNLSLSLYNQNKFDESLKYCESALKIDPNYCLSLNLYAEILRHKKKV